The following are encoded together in the Pontibacter liquoris genome:
- a CDS encoding metallophosphoesterase — translation MKKMYTPKCLPIRLLGQLLLTLLLSACVNTKPYYSPKAANWEQEKPAPGNKLLYTVFLIGDVGEPRTDGVQEPTLKLLQRMMNETGEQSATIYLGDNVYYNGLPKEGALDRKVSEERMNEQLNILKGYPGETYMIAGNHDWNHSGRGGLEAVMREQNYVNEYLDKKDIVLGDDYYVPGNGCPGPYEVRLSDNLVLIAVDSEWWMFPFNRPYGNNSGCGATSEADFLVKMEDIIEKNQGSDILVVAHHPLKSRGAHGGFFTLKDHFFPLTMLREWMYLPLPIIGSIYPFARKYGGILEDIPHPRYQAYIEGLLNIFDKYDNITYAAGHEHALEYFKHNNTPLIVSGSGCKNQFVKPGGDAEYAQRIEGFSKLLYYDNGEVWTEYWVPVDGGATGRITYRTLLYNKKPPQEKPLVQDNTDYSDSTITLAANSKYEVSGLKELLQGEHYRKEWTTPVTAPLLDMKNELGGLRPYQKGGGQQTTSLKVRNPEAREFKLRSVNKEPTVVLPEFLLESEARSRLEDQVSAQHPYGALMVPPLADAAGVFHTNPKLVYIPQTPYLRQYEDEYGNMLAMLEEDPDENHEDVASLGNATNLVGTDKVLSELKDDNDNEVDEQAFVRARLLDMLIGDWNRHEGQWRWVDRKKAGKGHLYIPVPVDRDQAFFKADGILPWLAMRKWGTRQVQNFGYDYPDVLGLNLNALTLDRTFTAKVTRQDWLRLANNIKASLTDAVIESAVQQLPESVRGISGPELVAKLKSRRDKLPQAAEQYYEHLAKAVDVAGSDKHERFLVNRLNDDQTQLTVYKLSKEGEVLDTLFKRTFYTSETKELRLYGLAGEDEFKVTGNVQKGIVVRIIGGGDEDLIVDNSHVSGPRKYTVVYDINTGNKFDFGSETKDETTLFEEVNVYDRDNYSIPFVVPRLNLGYNVDDGAILGAGVLARTQGFRKTPYATQHLLEGNYTFFTNSFMAHYNGDFRQVMGPWSILVDGKVEGPQMQRNFYGLGNETSQEPGTDEAYYRVRYERQRLSAMLYKDVTSFFKAGIGPTYDRFKVATPEAANFLVNEAVAGNLPTDTYNAEAGTFNAQHYLGVAAFLNMNVLGSSSEANPRIGMRWHNSISYSRQLGGQHLGYGNISSDFSFYITPNFPFQLTWAGRVGASHNYGNFRFYQASTLGGTDNLRGYRRTRLAGRSTIYANAEARVAVLNYNLFLTPAKFGVLGLYDVGRVYNDTDPGQPFLRSLHSGYGGGIWTELLQRNVLSLTYAVGDDDELWMLKLGFLF, via the coding sequence ATGAAGAAAATGTATACCCCTAAGTGCCTTCCGATACGCCTCCTCGGGCAGCTGTTGCTCACGCTGCTCCTGAGTGCCTGCGTCAACACAAAGCCCTATTATAGCCCCAAGGCAGCCAACTGGGAGCAGGAAAAACCCGCCCCCGGCAACAAGCTGCTGTACACGGTATTTCTCATTGGCGATGTGGGCGAACCCCGGACCGACGGCGTGCAGGAGCCCACCCTCAAGCTGCTGCAGCGCATGATGAACGAAACCGGCGAGCAGAGCGCGACCATTTACCTGGGCGACAATGTCTATTACAATGGCCTGCCCAAAGAAGGTGCCTTAGATCGCAAGGTGTCGGAAGAGCGCATGAACGAGCAGCTCAATATTCTGAAAGGCTACCCCGGCGAAACCTACATGATAGCGGGCAACCACGACTGGAACCACAGCGGACGCGGCGGACTGGAGGCCGTTATGCGGGAACAGAATTACGTAAATGAGTACCTCGACAAGAAAGATATTGTGCTGGGCGACGATTACTATGTTCCCGGCAACGGGTGCCCGGGGCCCTACGAAGTGCGCCTGAGCGACAACCTGGTGCTGATCGCGGTAGACTCGGAGTGGTGGATGTTTCCTTTCAACAGGCCTTACGGCAACAACAGCGGTTGCGGCGCCACCTCCGAGGCCGACTTTCTGGTGAAGATGGAAGATATTATCGAGAAGAACCAGGGCAGTGATATCCTGGTGGTAGCGCACCATCCGCTCAAAAGCCGCGGAGCACATGGCGGTTTCTTCACGCTCAAAGACCACTTCTTCCCGCTAACCATGCTCCGCGAGTGGATGTATCTGCCACTACCTATCATTGGCTCCATTTACCCGTTTGCCCGCAAGTATGGCGGCATTCTGGAAGATATTCCGCACCCGCGTTACCAGGCATACATTGAGGGGCTGCTCAACATCTTCGACAAGTATGATAACATTACGTACGCCGCAGGCCACGAGCATGCCCTGGAGTACTTCAAGCATAATAACACGCCTTTGATTGTCAGCGGATCGGGCTGTAAGAACCAGTTTGTGAAGCCCGGCGGCGATGCGGAATATGCGCAACGGATAGAGGGCTTTTCCAAACTGCTCTATTATGACAACGGGGAAGTATGGACAGAATACTGGGTACCCGTAGACGGTGGGGCTACGGGCCGGATTACCTACCGCACGTTGCTTTACAACAAAAAGCCACCGCAGGAAAAGCCGCTGGTGCAGGATAATACCGATTACAGCGATAGCACCATTACCCTGGCGGCCAACAGCAAGTATGAGGTGAGCGGACTGAAAGAATTGCTCCAGGGAGAACACTACCGCAAGGAGTGGACCACCCCGGTAACAGCGCCCCTGCTGGACATGAAAAACGAGCTTGGCGGGCTGCGGCCTTACCAGAAAGGCGGCGGGCAGCAGACCACTTCGCTGAAGGTGCGCAACCCCGAGGCCCGGGAATTTAAACTCCGGAGCGTAAACAAAGAGCCAACCGTCGTATTGCCCGAGTTCCTCCTCGAATCAGAGGCTCGTAGCCGGCTGGAAGACCAGGTATCGGCGCAGCACCCGTATGGCGCCCTGATGGTGCCGCCCCTGGCTGATGCCGCCGGCGTGTTTCATACCAATCCCAAGTTGGTATACATCCCGCAAACGCCTTATCTACGGCAGTATGAAGACGAGTATGGCAACATGCTGGCCATGCTGGAGGAAGACCCCGATGAGAACCATGAAGATGTTGCCAGCCTTGGCAACGCCACTAACCTGGTGGGTACCGACAAAGTGTTGAGCGAACTCAAAGACGACAACGACAACGAAGTGGATGAGCAGGCGTTTGTCCGGGCCCGCCTGCTGGATATGCTTATCGGCGACTGGAACCGCCACGAAGGGCAATGGCGCTGGGTAGACCGCAAGAAAGCTGGCAAAGGGCACCTTTACATTCCTGTGCCGGTAGACCGCGACCAGGCCTTTTTTAAAGCAGACGGCATTCTGCCCTGGCTGGCTATGCGCAAATGGGGCACCCGGCAGGTGCAGAACTTCGGTTACGATTATCCCGATGTGCTGGGTCTCAACCTGAATGCCCTTACCCTGGACCGCACGTTTACTGCTAAAGTTACCCGCCAGGACTGGTTGCGCCTGGCCAACAATATAAAAGCCAGCCTGACAGATGCCGTGATCGAAAGTGCCGTGCAGCAGTTGCCCGAAAGTGTCCGCGGCATTTCAGGGCCGGAGTTGGTGGCCAAGCTGAAATCGCGGCGCGATAAGCTGCCGCAAGCCGCCGAGCAATATTATGAGCACCTGGCCAAAGCCGTGGATGTGGCCGGCAGCGACAAGCACGAACGTTTTCTGGTGAACCGGCTAAACGATGATCAGACGCAGCTGACCGTGTATAAGCTCTCCAAAGAAGGCGAGGTGCTCGATACCCTCTTCAAACGCACCTTTTATACAAGCGAAACCAAGGAGCTGCGCCTCTACGGTCTGGCCGGAGAAGACGAGTTTAAAGTGACCGGCAACGTGCAGAAAGGCATTGTGGTGCGCATCATCGGGGGCGGGGACGAAGACCTGATCGTGGACAATTCGCATGTGAGCGGCCCCCGCAAGTATACGGTCGTTTATGATATCAATACGGGCAACAAGTTTGACTTTGGCTCCGAAACGAAAGACGAAACCACCTTGTTTGAGGAAGTGAACGTGTATGATCGCGACAACTATAGCATTCCTTTTGTAGTTCCGCGCCTTAACCTGGGGTATAACGTAGATGACGGCGCTATTCTGGGAGCTGGCGTGCTGGCCCGCACCCAAGGATTCCGGAAAACGCCTTATGCTACCCAGCACCTGCTCGAAGGCAACTACACTTTCTTTACAAATTCATTTATGGCCCACTATAACGGCGACTTCCGGCAGGTGATGGGCCCGTGGAGCATACTTGTGGACGGCAAGGTGGAAGGGCCGCAAATGCAGCGTAATTTCTACGGGCTGGGCAATGAAACCAGCCAGGAGCCGGGTACGGACGAGGCTTATTACCGGGTGCGCTACGAGCGCCAGCGTTTGAGCGCTATGCTGTATAAAGATGTTACTTCTTTCTTTAAAGCAGGGATAGGCCCCACTTACGACCGCTTTAAAGTAGCCACGCCGGAAGCTGCGAACTTCCTGGTAAATGAAGCAGTAGCCGGCAACCTGCCAACCGATACCTACAACGCGGAAGCGGGCACGTTTAACGCGCAGCACTACCTGGGGGTAGCGGCCTTCCTGAACATGAACGTACTGGGCAGCAGCAGCGAGGCCAACCCGCGTATTGGCATGCGCTGGCATAACAGCATCAGTTATAGCCGGCAGCTAGGTGGCCAGCACCTGGGCTACGGCAATATCAGCTCAGATTTCAGCTTTTACATCACCCCCAATTTCCCTTTTCAGCTCACGTGGGCCGGCAGGGTGGGCGCATCGCATAACTATGGCAACTTCCGGTTTTACCAGGCCAGCACGCTGGGCGGCACCGATAACCTGCGCGGTTACCGCCGCACACGTCTGGCCGGCCGCTCGACTATCTATGCAAATGCGGAGGCCCGGGTAGCGGTGCTCAACTATAACCTGTTCCTGACGCCGGCTAAATTCGGGGTGCTTGGTCTCTATGATGTAGGCCGCGTATACAACGATACGGACCCGGGGCAGCCGTTTTTGCGTAGCCTCCATTCCGGCTACGGCGGCGGTATCTGGACAGAGCTACTGCAACGCAATGTGTTGTCGCTGACGTATGCCGTGGGCGATGATGATGAGCTATGGATGCTGAAATTAGGCTTCCTGTTTTAA
- a CDS encoding Pycsar system effector family protein: protein MEEATIIKAAGEYVLQLFKEQLSKKLVYHNYRHTFETVTEAQELGRMSHLAPDELQDLVLAAWFHDTGYTVTYDGHEEESKRLATDWLQERQYPQERINRILGCIEATQAGVQPQGQLQTLLVDADLSNMGKASFAATAELLRVEWEIYRNKFFTEREWAKFQLNFLLSTSFLSTEAQHKYAAQLGLNIQEQRKLLSTEEKHKKKEEKKHRKTLAQPKRGIETMFRNTYKTHLDLSGIADNKANMMISLNAIILSVIITYLSAKTSVIGTDYTHHRSLIIPIGTLLLTTLGSVIFAIISAQPEITSLKLRKNSSRVNTRQVNLLFFGNFTKLPLEDFRKGMHEIMRDKKSLYNNMITDIYYLGEVLNRKYRVLRISYTIFMVGLVLTVIAFGIAVAFY from the coding sequence ATGGAAGAAGCAACAATTATAAAGGCCGCCGGTGAGTATGTTCTTCAGCTCTTTAAGGAACAACTCTCGAAAAAGCTGGTTTACCACAATTACAGACACACCTTTGAAACGGTAACCGAAGCACAGGAACTTGGCCGCATGAGCCACCTGGCGCCCGATGAACTGCAGGACCTGGTGCTGGCCGCCTGGTTTCATGATACCGGTTATACAGTTACATATGATGGGCACGAAGAAGAGAGCAAGCGCCTGGCCACCGACTGGCTGCAGGAGCGCCAGTACCCACAGGAGCGCATCAACCGCATTCTTGGTTGCATAGAAGCAACGCAGGCCGGCGTGCAGCCGCAGGGGCAGTTGCAAACGCTTCTGGTAGATGCCGACCTGTCTAACATGGGCAAAGCCTCTTTTGCGGCCACTGCCGAGTTACTGCGGGTAGAGTGGGAAATCTACCGGAACAAGTTCTTTACAGAAAGAGAATGGGCTAAGTTTCAGCTGAACTTCCTGCTGTCCACCTCCTTTCTTTCAACCGAGGCACAACACAAATACGCCGCGCAACTGGGCCTGAACATACAGGAGCAGCGCAAATTGCTGAGCACAGAGGAGAAGCATAAAAAGAAAGAAGAGAAAAAACACCGCAAAACACTGGCGCAGCCCAAGCGGGGCATCGAGACCATGTTCCGCAACACCTATAAAACGCACCTGGACCTCAGCGGCATTGCCGATAACAAGGCAAACATGATGATCAGCTTGAATGCCATCATCCTTTCCGTCATCATCACTTACCTGAGCGCCAAGACCTCTGTGATAGGCACCGATTACACGCATCACCGCTCCCTAATTATCCCTATCGGCACTTTGCTGCTCACCACGCTGGGCTCAGTGATCTTTGCCATTATTTCGGCCCAGCCCGAGATCACCAGCCTGAAGCTCCGGAAAAACAGCTCCCGGGTAAACACCCGCCAGGTGAACCTGCTTTTTTTCGGCAACTTTACCAAGCTGCCCTTAGAAGATTTCCGCAAAGGAATGCATGAGATCATGCGCGACAAAAAATCGCTGTATAACAACATGATCACCGATATTTATTACCTGGGTGAGGTACTGAACCGCAAGTATCGGGTGTTGCGCATTTCATACACGATCTTTATGGTGGGGCTGGTGCTCACCGTCATCGCCTTTGGTATAGCCGTCGCTTTTTATTAA
- a CDS encoding NAD(P)/FAD-dependent oxidoreductase — MTDIAIVGGGLAGLVSALGLAKAGLRVVLVEKKVYPFHRVCGEYVSNEVLPYLRALGADPALLQPAAINRFMLTSPKGKALFAPLDLGGFGISRYALDHYLYQVAQQQEVQFILQQTVQDVRFTGDAFTLQLSGGETLAAKVVLGAFGKRANLDRQLNRPFFQARSPYLGIKYHLRYDAPRDLIALHNFKEGYAGISAIEDDRYCFCYLTTRRNLKAHRSIAAMEQAVLCRNPHLRRIFEEADFLYDQPEVINEISFAPKTCIENHMLLCGDAAGMITPLCGNGMAMAIHSGKIATDQVLRYFREGLPRPQLEENYRRAWQQQFAGRLQVGRAVQQLFGSPILSEVAVGALQWLPPLVRLVMRQTHGQPF; from the coding sequence TTGACTGATATTGCAATTGTAGGTGGTGGCCTGGCGGGCCTGGTAAGTGCGCTGGGTCTGGCAAAAGCCGGGCTCCGGGTGGTGCTGGTCGAGAAGAAAGTATACCCTTTTCACCGGGTATGCGGCGAGTATGTTTCCAACGAGGTGCTGCCTTACCTGCGCGCGCTTGGTGCTGACCCGGCCTTGCTGCAGCCGGCGGCCATTAACCGGTTTATGCTTACCTCTCCGAAAGGCAAGGCGCTGTTTGCCCCCTTGGACCTGGGCGGGTTTGGAATAAGCCGTTATGCGCTGGACCACTACCTCTACCAAGTGGCGCAGCAGCAGGAAGTGCAATTTATTTTGCAACAGACCGTACAGGATGTACGCTTTACAGGCGATGCCTTTACCCTGCAACTCTCCGGGGGCGAAACGCTGGCTGCCAAGGTGGTGCTGGGCGCTTTCGGCAAACGCGCCAACCTCGACCGGCAGCTGAACCGCCCTTTCTTTCAGGCCCGCTCTCCCTACCTGGGCATTAAATACCACCTTCGCTACGATGCACCCCGCGACCTGATCGCGCTCCACAATTTTAAGGAGGGCTATGCCGGCATTTCGGCGATAGAAGATGACCGGTACTGCTTTTGTTACCTGACCACGCGCCGCAACCTGAAAGCCCACAGAAGTATAGCGGCTATGGAACAGGCCGTGCTGTGCCGCAACCCGCACCTGCGCCGCATATTCGAAGAGGCTGATTTCCTCTACGACCAACCCGAGGTGATCAACGAAATATCGTTTGCGCCTAAAACCTGCATCGAGAACCACATGCTGCTTTGCGGCGATGCGGCAGGTATGATCACGCCGCTGTGTGGCAACGGCATGGCCATGGCTATCCACTCCGGCAAAATTGCTACCGACCAGGTGCTGCGCTATTTCCGGGAAGGGCTGCCCCGGCCACAACTGGAAGAAAATTACCGCCGTGCCTGGCAGCAGCAGTTTGCCGGGCGCCTGCAGGTGGGCCGCGCGGTGCAGCAGCTTTTCGGCAGCCCCATTCTTTCGGAAGTGGCGGTAGGAGCGCTGCAATGGCTTCCGCCCCTGGTGCGCCTGGTGATGCGGCAAACACACGGGCAGCCTTTCTGA
- a CDS encoding DUF6268 family outer membrane beta-barrel protein — translation MKNKYLLLPVLALLLGAPRAQAQNPESQVLKTYASPSVQGMGKSRGIIIGYERLPQFDIDSKSEDPRVGDGSGHVRRNNKFDVRAFGPVINKPQTKLILGLTYKYEEFEFGNITPSSYSLYENLQDKHLKSLGLQLAFLHSLNDRRFYLIRVKGELNGDYRQENIGISDFLKTTVDLAYGWKKTPDYAIGVGVEVGYTFGRQSIYPGILYNRTFNKQWGVESIFPANARVRYNMDEKTLFYAGYKIEGAAYTLRVKNPPLSEFGNVELRRTDFKGLVRAEREIYDFLWFAVEGGFRQYYRNRVFDDIGSQNELIKNDLAGTGYIGVELFAVPPRKLLKKHGGE, via the coding sequence ATGAAAAACAAGTATTTACTATTGCCGGTGCTGGCCCTGCTGCTGGGTGCCCCACGCGCTCAGGCGCAGAACCCCGAATCGCAGGTTCTGAAAACGTATGCCTCTCCTTCGGTGCAGGGTATGGGCAAAAGCAGGGGCATCATAATCGGCTATGAGCGGCTGCCGCAGTTTGATATCGACTCGAAGTCCGAAGACCCGCGGGTAGGCGACGGCAGCGGGCATGTGCGCCGCAACAACAAGTTTGATGTGCGCGCTTTCGGGCCCGTTATCAACAAGCCGCAAACAAAGCTTATCCTGGGGCTTACGTATAAGTATGAGGAATTTGAGTTTGGCAACATTACGCCCAGCTCCTACAGCCTTTATGAGAACCTGCAGGACAAGCATCTCAAAAGCCTGGGCCTGCAACTGGCCTTTCTGCACTCGCTCAACGACCGCCGGTTTTACCTGATCCGTGTCAAAGGCGAGCTAAACGGCGACTACCGGCAGGAGAATATCGGTATTTCTGATTTCCTGAAAACCACCGTGGACCTGGCTTATGGCTGGAAGAAAACTCCCGACTATGCCATTGGCGTTGGCGTGGAAGTGGGCTATACGTTCGGGCGACAGAGCATTTATCCCGGCATCCTGTATAACCGCACTTTCAACAAGCAGTGGGGTGTCGAATCCATTTTTCCGGCCAACGCCCGCGTACGCTACAACATGGATGAAAAAACACTTTTCTATGCCGGCTATAAGATCGAGGGCGCGGCCTATACGTTGCGTGTTAAGAACCCGCCTTTATCGGAGTTCGGGAATGTGGAGTTGCGCCGCACCGACTTTAAAGGGCTGGTGCGTGCCGAGCGCGAGATCTACGACTTTCTATGGTTTGCCGTGGAAGGCGGTTTCCGGCAGTATTACCGCAACCGCGTGTTCGATGATATCGGCTCTCAGAACGAGCTGATCAAAAACGACCTGGCTGGCACAGGGTATATCGGGGTGGAGCTGTTTGCCGTGCCCCCGCGCAAGCTCCTGAAAAAGCACGGCGGCGAGTAA
- a CDS encoding T9SS type A sorting domain-containing protein — protein MKLLILSLFMCSLVQVAQAQARPPVVGQLTQTDKEKALTVEQEDQDIAIYPNPSDGVFTISVSNLNARTADLRIINVIGNEVLHETLSRGEGQFTTTIDLNSFAKGLYYIKLEANKFSAVRRVVIK, from the coding sequence ATGAAGCTACTTATACTTTCTTTGTTTATGTGTTCGCTTGTGCAGGTCGCGCAAGCCCAGGCCCGCCCACCTGTCGTAGGGCAGCTAACCCAGACAGATAAAGAAAAAGCCCTTACTGTGGAGCAGGAAGACCAGGACATTGCGATTTATCCAAACCCCAGCGACGGGGTGTTCACTATTTCAGTTTCTAACCTGAATGCCCGCACGGCAGATCTGCGCATCATCAATGTAATCGGCAACGAGGTGTTGCACGAAACATTGTCGCGGGGCGAGGGGCAGTTCACCACAACCATCGATTTGAACAGTTTTGCAAAAGGGCTTTATTACATTAAGCTCGAAGCAAATAAATTCAGTGCAGTGCGCCGTGTCGTGATCAAGTAA
- the ppk1 gene encoding polyphosphate kinase 1: MNEEQLLQASPQQELPFINRELSWLAFNFRVLQEAEDKRVPLLERIKFLAIFSSNLDEYFKVRVATLKRLIKLKKKTREKLEEDPSITFDQVICEVKRQQNEFGRVYRESILPDLRRENIHMLTENDLNPAQQQWVKAYFEETLAPLLLPIILDATETHLFLKDQTVYLGIKMDDPKTEGDKPERFSMLEIPTKKLGGRFVKLPTEGEQRYVMFVDDVIRYCLPLLFPQYRHFDAHAVKVSRDAELDIEEEVSGDLMAKIRKSVKKRETGYPARLLYDPTMPQDLLDRLMAHTGISEEELVEGSKYHNFRDFFQFPDFNLPRLKYDPQPQLVHPLLEKEPSILAAMQKQDYLVHYPYQSFDYVLRLFNEAATDPNVTAISVTLYRVADKSAIAKALVKAAKNGKLVTVVVELKARFDEESNIYWAGKLQKAGANVIFGIEDLKVHSKLGLITRNENGTLVNYAYLSTGNYNEDTATIYADYALFTADPRLTRDVEQVFNFFVDRQTDKKIEHLLVAPINMREKFVGLIDREIRNARKGLPASMILKMNALQDERMIRKLYEASQSGVKIQLLVRGICCLVPGVAGLSENIQVRSIVDRYLEHARVYIFHNNGEEQYYVASADWMTRNLNRRIEVAFPLLHPNLVAQVRTIIDFQLADDTKARDVYNNYVQEPAAASVRSQYKTYEYLRSLVPEGMNPERKGK; this comes from the coding sequence ATGAACGAAGAGCAACTATTACAGGCAAGCCCACAGCAGGAACTCCCTTTTATTAACAGGGAGCTGAGCTGGCTGGCCTTTAATTTCAGAGTATTGCAGGAGGCCGAAGACAAGCGCGTGCCGCTGCTGGAGCGCATTAAGTTTCTGGCTATTTTTTCTTCTAACCTCGACGAGTACTTTAAAGTGCGGGTGGCAACGCTCAAGCGCCTGATCAAGCTGAAAAAGAAGACACGCGAAAAGCTGGAAGAAGATCCTTCAATTACCTTTGACCAAGTGATATGCGAGGTAAAACGGCAGCAGAACGAGTTTGGCAGGGTGTACCGCGAAAGTATACTGCCCGACCTGCGCCGGGAGAACATCCACATGCTGACGGAGAACGACCTGAACCCGGCGCAGCAGCAATGGGTGAAGGCCTATTTTGAAGAAACCCTGGCTCCCTTGCTGCTCCCCATTATCCTGGATGCCACCGAAACGCACCTCTTTCTCAAAGACCAGACGGTATACCTAGGCATTAAAATGGATGATCCGAAAACGGAAGGTGACAAGCCCGAGCGTTTCAGCATGCTGGAAATCCCCACCAAAAAGCTTGGAGGGCGTTTTGTGAAGCTGCCCACAGAGGGCGAGCAACGCTACGTGATGTTTGTGGACGATGTGATCCGATACTGCCTGCCGCTGTTGTTTCCCCAATACAGGCACTTTGATGCCCATGCCGTAAAGGTGTCGCGGGATGCGGAACTGGATATTGAAGAGGAAGTATCGGGCGACCTGATGGCCAAGATTCGCAAAAGCGTTAAGAAGCGCGAAACCGGCTACCCGGCGCGCCTGCTCTACGACCCCACCATGCCCCAGGACCTGCTTGACCGCCTGATGGCTCACACCGGCATATCGGAAGAGGAACTGGTGGAAGGCAGCAAGTACCACAACTTCCGCGATTTTTTTCAGTTCCCGGACTTTAACCTGCCCCGCCTCAAGTATGACCCGCAGCCCCAGCTGGTGCACCCGTTGCTGGAGAAAGAGCCCAGCATACTGGCCGCCATGCAAAAGCAGGATTACCTGGTTCATTACCCCTACCAGTCGTTCGACTACGTGCTGCGCCTCTTTAACGAAGCCGCTACCGACCCCAACGTAACCGCCATCAGTGTTACCCTGTACCGCGTAGCCGACAAATCGGCCATTGCCAAAGCGCTGGTAAAGGCCGCTAAAAACGGCAAGCTGGTAACGGTTGTGGTAGAGCTGAAAGCGCGTTTCGACGAGGAATCCAACATTTACTGGGCAGGCAAGCTGCAGAAGGCAGGCGCCAACGTGATCTTTGGCATCGAGGACCTGAAAGTACACTCCAAGCTGGGCCTGATCACGCGCAATGAGAACGGCACCCTAGTAAACTATGCATACCTGAGTACGGGCAACTATAACGAGGACACCGCAACCATCTACGCCGACTACGCCCTGTTTACCGCAGATCCACGCCTGACCAGGGATGTGGAACAGGTCTTTAACTTTTTCGTGGATCGCCAAACCGACAAAAAAATCGAGCACCTGCTGGTGGCCCCCATCAACATGCGCGAAAAGTTTGTAGGGCTGATTGACCGCGAGATACGCAATGCCCGCAAAGGGTTGCCGGCAAGTATGATCCTGAAGATGAATGCGCTGCAGGACGAGCGCATGATCCGCAAGCTGTATGAAGCCAGCCAGTCAGGCGTTAAAATTCAGCTGCTGGTGCGCGGCATCTGCTGCCTGGTGCCGGGTGTGGCGGGGCTGAGCGAGAACATACAGGTGCGCAGCATTGTAGACCGTTACCTGGAGCATGCCCGGGTATACATTTTCCACAACAACGGCGAGGAGCAGTATTATGTGGCCTCAGCCGACTGGATGACACGCAACCTGAACCGGCGCATCGAAGTAGCTTTTCCGCTGTTGCACCCTAACCTGGTAGCGCAGGTACGCACCATCATCGACTTTCAACTGGCCGATGACACCAAAGCCCGCGATGTATACAACAACTATGTGCAGGAGCCGGCGGCAGCCAGCGTGCGCTCGCAGTACAAGACGTATGAGTACCTCCGCAGCCTGGTGCCCGAAGGGATGAATCCGGAACGAAAAGGCAAATAA